Genomic segment of Leifsonia sp. Root1293:
GCGAGCCCTCTACGCGGCATCGAAGGGCGCTGTGCTGGCACTGACCTACGCGATGGCCACAGATCACGTCGCCGACGGCATCCGCGTCAACTGCGTCAGCCCCGGCACCGTCGCGACCCCGTTCGTCGATCGGATGCTGGCAGGCTTCGCCGACCCCGCCGCCGAGCGCGCGGCCCTCGACGCCCGGCAGGCGACGGGACGCATGGTCGAGCCGGCAGAGGTCGCTGCCGCGATCGCCTACCTCGCCAGCCCGCTCTCGGGCTCGACGACGGGCACGGCGCTCGAGGTCGACGGCGGCGTCACGCACCTCCGCGTGCGCCCGGCGGCGGCACGATCATGAGGCGCCTCGCCTCCGTGATCGGGATGCCGCCCGAGAACGTCGAGGAGTACGAGCGCCTCCACGCCGCAGTCTGGCCCGCCGTGCTCGAGAGACTCCGGCTCAGCAACGTCACCAACTACTCGATCTACCGCCACGGCGACGTCCTGTTCTCCTACATGGAGTACGTCGGCGACGACTTCGAGGCCGACATGGCGGCGATTGCCGCCGACCCGGCGACCCAGGAGTGGTGGGCGGTCTGCGAGCCGCTGCAGCGACCGTTCGCCGATCGGGCCGAGGGCGAGTGGTGGAAGGACATCCCCGAGATCTTCCACCTCGACTGACGGACGCGGCGCTCGACGACCGGGCGAGTGGCGTCGACCTGCCCGGCGGCATCCGTGCCCCGACGGGGTCGGAGAGTGACGCGGTGAAACATGACGTACACAGGAAGCCCGTAGTCTCGGCTGGTGACCTTCATCCCGACGCCCCTGGAAGAGCCCGGCCGCGACGTGGTGCGAGGCGGTGTAGCCGACGCTCTGCGCTCCGACGTGAGCCTGCTCGGAAGCCTGCTCGGCCGCGTGCTCACTGAGGCCGGCGGCCCAGAACTGCTGCACGACGTCGAGAGCCTGCGCGGACTCGCGATCGAGGCCTACGAGGGTGACGGCCGCGTCTCGATCGAGGCCGCCGAGGAACTCGTGGAGTCGTTCACCCCCGGCCGCGCCGAACAGGTCGCCCGGGCGTTCACCGTGTACTTCCACCTCGTCAACCTCGCCGAGGAGCACCACCGGGTGCGGGTGCTGCGTTCGCGCGACACCTCGAAGACGGATGCCGGCAGCGACACCCTGCCCGGAGCCCTCGCCCGGCTCGTCGACGAGGTCGGGGCCGACGAGACGGCTGCCCGCCTCGAGGGGCTGCGCTTCCACCCCGTGCTGACCGCACACCCCACCGAGGCGCGACGACGGGCGGTGGCATCCGCGATCCGGCGCATCTCGGAGCAGCTCGACCGGCACGACGTCGTGCGCCCCGACAGCTCCGCGGCGATCGAGCTCCACCGTCGGATGCTCGAGGAGATCGACACCCTGTGGCGGACCTCGCCCATCCGCACGACGCGTCCGACGCCGCTCGACGAGGTGCGCACGGCGATGAGCATCTTCGACCAGACGCTGTTCGAGGTCGTTCCGCGGGTCTACCGCATGCTCGACGACGCCCTGCAGCCCGACACCGCCGGCCTCGCGCCCGCTGCCGCCCCGGCGTTCATGAGGCTCGGAACCTGGATCGGCGGCGACCGCGACGGCAACCCGTTCGTCACCGCGGACACCACTCTCGAGGCCGCTCGCATCGCATCGGAGCACGTGCTGCTCGGGCTCGAGAAGGCGGCGACCCGCATCGGTCGCACGCTGACGATCGATTCCACTGACACGCCGGCATCCGCGGAACTCACACAGCTGCTCGAACGCCAGAGCGACATGGCCGCGGCCGTCGCATCGAAGATCGGAACCCGCGCTCCGCACGAACCGCACCGCAGAGTGCTGCTCGTCGTTGCGGCGCGCATCGCCGCCACGCGCACGGGCGACGACGCCCTCGCCTACAGCGGACCGGATGAGCTGATCGCCGAGCTGCGTGTCATCCAGAGCTCGCTGAGTGCCGGTGGCGCTCGCCGCAGTGCGTACGGCGAACTGCAGGGGCTCGTGTGGCAGGTGCAGACCTTCGGATTCCACCTCGCCGAGCTCGAGGTGCGCCAGCACTCCAAGGTGCACCGGGAGACCCTCGCCGAGGTGCGGGCCGGCGGAGAACTGAGCGAGATGAGCCGCGAGGTGCTCGCCGTCTTCCGCACGATCAAGACCCTTCAGGACACCTACGGCGTGAACGCCTCGCGCCGGTACATCGTCTCGTTCACGCAGAGTGCACAGGACCTCGCCACCGTCTACGAGCTCGCGGATGCAGCTCTCGGCGCGCAGGCTCCGGTGCTCGACGCCGTGCCGCTGTTCGAGACCTTCGCCGACCTCGAGGCATCCGTCGACATCCTGAACGGCATGCTCGAGCTTCCGGCCGTGCAGGCACGGCTCGCGGCGACGGGCCGGAAGGTCGAGGTGATGCTCGGCTACTCGGACTCGTCCAAGGACGTCGGGCCCGTCGCGGCCGCCCTCGCCCTGGACACCGCCCAAGCGCGCATCTCGGACTGGGCCGCCGAGAACGACATCGTGCTCACTCTCTTCCACGGCCGCGGCGGCGCCCTCGGCCGCGGCGGCGGACCGGCGAACGAGGCCGTGATGGCCCAGCCTCCGGGATCGGTCGACGGCCGGTTCAAGCTCACCGAGCAGGGCGAGGTGATCTTCGCCCAGTACGGAGACCAGTCCATCGCCGAACGGCACATCGAGCAGATGGCCGCCGCCGCGCTGCTGGCATCCGCTCCGGCGAACGGGGAGGCGAACAGGCTGGCTGCGGCCGAGTTCCGTTCCTTGGCCGATCGCCTCGACGAGACCTCGCGCGATCGCTTCTTCGCGCTGGTGAAGGCCGACGGCTTCGCTCCGTGGTTCGCGCAGGTGACGCCGATGGAGGAGATCGGCCTCCTCGCGCTGGGCTCGCGCCCGGCTCGTCGCGGACTCTCGGTCGAGTCGCTCGAAGACCTGCGCGCCATCCCGTGGGTGTTCTCCTGGACCCAGGCGCGCATCAACCTCACCGGCTGGTTCGGCCTCGGCACGGCGCTCAAGGCCGTCGGCGACGTCGACCGGCTCCGTGCCGCCTACGCGCGCTGGCCGCTCTTCGCCGCCATGATCGACAACGTCGAGATGTCGCTGGCGAAGACCGACGTGCGCCTCGCCGAGCGCTACCTGGCGCTCGGGTCGCGCGACGACCTGCGCGATCTCGTGCTCGACGAGATGGCGCTCACCCGTGAGTGGGTGCTGCGTACGAGTGGCAACGCCGAGCTGCTCGAACGCCGCCCGGTGCTGCAGCGGGCCGTCCGCCTGCGCAGCCCCTACGTCGACGCGCTCTCGCTGCTCCAGTTGCGGGCGCTTCGTGCCCTCCGATCGGCGGAGGGGCCGGATGCCGCGGCGGAGCCGCTGCGATTGCTGCTCTTCACGGTCAACGGGGTGGCTGCCGGACTGCAGAACACCGGCTAGGAGTCAGGAGGCGCCGCCTCCGGGCTCCGGATCCGCTCCGGATGCCGCTGCCCCGCCGGCCGCCGATTCGCCGTCGTCTTCTCCATCCTGCGCCCGCGCACGGGCGCGGCTCTCGCGCACTTCCTGACGCGAGCGGCCGATGAGCGCCAGAGCGAGGAACGGGCTCAAGGTGACGAACGCCGCGAACGAGGTGAACACGAGGGTGCTGAACGTGAACGGCGCCGCGATGAGCGCCGAGACGATGAAGGCCAGCACCACGGCGCCCGCCAGCGCCACCCCGGTGCGGCCGAGCCAGGCGATGCCTGTCGCGGCGTACGCTGCGCACGAGGCGACGGCGAGCAGGCAGACGAGTTCGGCGACGATCATCACCGGCAGGTACCAGTCGGAGTGCGGCGGTACTCCGAAGCTTCCGGGGGAGAGGCCGACGGCGTTGCTCGAGAACATCAGCGCCACCAGTGACGCGAGCACGATCACGACCCCGCGGACGACGGCCCGCTGGCGGCGCGTTGCCTCCCGAACCGCCGGCTCCGGCCGCGTCATCCAGATTCCGTCATCGGGCGCCCCCGGAGCTCCGTAGGCGTAGCCGTCCTCGCCGGAGGCCGGCGCCCGGTGCGAGGTGCCCGATGTACGGGGTGCCGGGTTGTCGTCGAAGCGCGGGGCTCGCGGGGCCGACGAGGTTCCGGATGCCGCAGGCCCTCGTTCGGTGCCGACGGGATCGCCGGTGGCGTACACGCGGAGCACCTCGTAGGCCTCCGTCAGGGTGATGAAGCGGGCGGCGGCATCCGTCTGCTGCTTGGCGGTTCCCCCGGCGAACCGGTCGGGATGTGCGAGCCGGGCCTTGGCGTTGTAGGCCGCGCGGATCTGGGTCTGGCTCGCCGTGGGCGGAACGCCCAGGATCGCAGCAGCCCGCTGGGGGGTCAGGGCGCTGTGGGAGTGCGTGCTCGGCATGGGCCCACGCTCCCTTCGCTCCCGGAACGTCTCCAGTCTGCGGCATCCGGCGGCTCGAACGTCAGGTCGGGTGGCAAGAACCTGCCGCGACCTGCGTTCGCTGAGGCCCGGACGGAGTCCGCGGTCGAAGCGCCCCTTCGGACCTGCACGCTTCGGGCGGTCGCTGCGCTCGGCCCTCAGCGAGCGGTGCGTCTTCGGGCGGTCGCTGCGCCCGGCCCTCAGCGAGCGGTGCGTCCTCAGGCGGTGACGAGCAGGCGGGCCACCGAATCGAGCGCGCCGGGAACGAGCGCGAAGTACGCCCAGGTGCCGCGCTGGGTGCGGCTGAGGAAGCCGGCATCGACGAGAACCTTGAGGTGATGCGAGACCGTGGGCTGGCTGAGCCCGACGGGCTCGGTCAGGTCGCAGGCACAGGCCTCCTGGCCCTCGGATGCCGCCACGATCGAGATCAGCCGCAACCTGGTGGGGTCCGCGAGTGCCTTGAGTGATCGCGCGAGGTCGTCGGCGTTGGCCGCCGTCAGGGTATCGCGAGTGAGAGGTGAGCAGCACGCGGTGACGTCCGTCACGGGGAGGAGGGGAAGCGTCTGCGACATGCCGTCAGTCTAGGGGATATTGACATCCGTCGATATAAGCGGCCATACTCCATATCGAAACCCATCGATATAGGCGCAGCCCGTGAGGGCGCCGAGATATCCGGAGATGCCATGACCTTGCTCGACCTCGCACCGACGCTGCAGCGCTCGCCGCGTCTCGTGGGCCTGCCCGTCGCCATCATCGGCGCCGGTCCGGTCGGCCTGGCCGCTGCAGCCCACCTGGTCGAGCGCGGCATCGAGGTCGTGCTCCTCGAGAGCGGGCCGACGCCGGCGGCCGGCATCGCATCGTGGCGGCACATCCGCCTCTTCTCGCCGTGGGAACACCTCGTCGATCCCGCGGCACGCCGTCTCCTGGAGGCGAGCGGCTGGACGCCTCCCAGCTCTGGAGTCGCGCCTTACGCCGGCGACCTCGTCGACGACTACCTGGCGCCGCTCGCCGCCCTGAGTCCGATCGCCTCCAGCATCCGAACGGGCACGACCGTGGTGTCGGTGTCGCGCGAGGGGATGGATCGCACGCGTTCACTGGACCGGGCGGGAACACCGTTCGTCCTGCGGCTCGCGACGCCGGACGGCGTCTCGGAACTGGCGGCCAGAGCCGTGATCGACGCCTCGGGCACCTACAACCACCCGAACAGTCTCGGCTCGAGCGGCCTCGACCCCCTCGGCTACGACACCGTCGGCGCCAGGATCAGCGCGGCGCTTCCCGATGTCCTGGGCGTCGAGCGGCCGCGGTTCGCCGGTCGTCACACTGTCGTCGTCGGCGCCGGCCACTCGGCGGCGAACACCCTCATCGACCTCGCCAGGCTGGCGCGCGATGAGCGCAGCACTCGGGTGACCTGGCTCATCCGCAACTCCGCCGCGGCGAGGGTGTCGTCATCGGATGCCGATGGCCTGCCGGGTCGCGCCTCTCTGGGGCAGCGCGTCGAACGGCTCATCGGCTCCGGTGCCATCGACCGCGTCGACGGCTTCGAGATCGTGAGGCTCTCGGCGACCGATGGCGGGGTCGCGATCACCGGTCGCCGCTCCGACGGCGAGGCGACGCTGACCGCCGACATCATCGTCAATGCCACGGGCTTCCGCCCGAACCTCGACATGCTGCGTGAGATCCGGCTCGACCTCGACGAGGTCGTCGAGGCGCCCCGCCGTCTGGCGCCACTCATCGACCCGAACGTGCACAGCTGCGGCACCGTCGAGCCGCACGGCTTCGCCGAGCTCCAGCAGCCGGAGCCGAACTTCTTCCTCGCCGGAATGAAGAGCTATGGCCGGGCGCCCACCTTCCTTCTCGCGACGGGCTACGAGCAGGTGCGCTCCATCGCGGCGTGGCTCGACGGCGATCTGGCAGCGGCGTCGAGCGTGCGCCTCCAGCTGCCGGCAACCGGGGTGTGCTCCACTGGGGTGCCGGCCGAATCGGCCGCCGCGGTGTCCGCGGCACCCGCGCCATCCTGCTGCTCCTGATCCTCACATCGACTGAAAGCGAACCCATCGTGACGACGACCACCCCATCAGTCCTGTTCGTGTGCGTGCACAACGCCGGGCGCTCCCAGATGGCCGCCGGCTACATGACGGCCCTCTCGGGCGGTCGCGTCGAGGTGTTGTCGGCAGGCTCGGAGCCGAAGGACCAGATCAACCCGATCGCCGTGCAGGCCATGGCAGAGGAGGGCATCGACATCGCGAACAACGTGCCCAAGATCCTCACGACGGATGCCGTGCGCGATTCCGATGTCGTCATCACGATGGGCTGCGGCGATACCTGCCCGATCTTCCCGGGCAAGCGATACGAGGACTGGGAGCTCGACGATCCGGCCGGACAGTCGATCGAGGCTGTGCGCCCCATCCGTGACGACATCAAGAGCCGCATCCGGAGCCTGCTCGGCGAGTTGCTGCCCGACCTGGCCTGAGCGGCGCAACCCGTAGCGCTCCGACCCCCGCGACGGCGAGGATGGCGGAATGGACCCCGTTGAAGCCCTCGAGGAGATCGCGTTCAGGCTGGAGCGCGAGCTCGCCTCGCGCTACAAGTCGAAGGCGTTCCGCAAGGCCGCCGGCATCATCGAGCCGTTGGGTGCCGCCGAGGTGGCCGCCCAGGTCGCCGACGGACGGCTGAAGCGCACGGCAGGCATCGGCGCGACGACCTATGCCGTCATCGAGCAGGCCAGCGAGGGTCGCGTGCCCGACTACCTTTCCGAGCTGCGCACGCGCGATGCGGCGACGGATGCGCCGGCCGGGTCGCTCCGCACGAAGCTGCGCGGCGACCTGCACAGCCACACCGAGTGGTCGGACGGCACGACGAGCATCGAGACGATGGCCAGGGCAGCCGAGGCGCTGGGGCACGAGTACCTCGTTATCAGCGACCACTCGCCGAACCTGAAGGTCGCCCGCGGGCTGACGGCCGAGCGCCTCGCCGAGCAGCTCGAGACCATCGAGGCGCTCGACGTGCACGGCAGCGGCATCCGTCTGCTCACGGGAATCGAGGTCGACATCCTCCTCGACGGAAGCCTCGACCAGACGCCAGAGATGCTCGGCCAGCTCGATGTCGTTGTCGCCTCGGTGCATTCGAAGCTGCGGGCGGATGCCGCCACCATGACGAAGCGGATGCTCGGCGGTGTCACCGACCCGCGCACGAACGTGCTCGGCCACTGCACCGGGCGGCTTGTTCAGGGGTCCCGCGGCACCCGGCCGCAGTCGGAGTTCGACGCCAGACGGGTGTTCGAGGCCTGCGCGGAGAACTCGGTGGCCGTTGAGATCAACTCGCGCCCGGAACGGCAGGATCCGCCAGACGAGCTGATCGCTCTGGCGCTGGAGATCGGATGCCTGTTCAGCATCGACAGCGACGCCCATGCGCCCGGGCAGCTGGGGCTGCTCGATCTGGGGGCGGCACGGGCCGAGAAGGCCGGGGTTCCGGCCGATCGGGTCGTCAACACCTGGCCGGTCGAGAAGCTGCTCGACTGGGCGCGACCCGTCTCGGGCTGACACGGCTTGCGAGGCTGCCCTCGCGCATCGGGGATGTTCGCATCTACCGGTCGCCGGCTGACGCGCGTACCGTCGTGCCATGAGCACCCTCACCGAGAGACTCGCCCAATCCGTGCCCTCCTGGGGAGCGAGACTGGCGTACGGCGACAAGACAACGCTCGACGGGCACGAGATCCTTCCGGTCGCCGTGGTCGTCTTCGGCTTCGGCGGAGGCGAGGGATCGGGTGATGTTCCCGATGCCGACGGTCCAGGCGCCGACAGGCGTGGCGATGGCAGCGGCGGTGGCGGCGGTGGCTACGCGCTGCCGATCGGCGCGTACGTCGGTGGCCCCGACGGGCCGGTCTTCCGCCCGAACCCGATCGCGATGATCGCCGTCGCGATCCCGCTGGTCTCGGCCGTCGGGCTGGCGCTGGCCCGCCTCAGCCGCAGAAGCGACTGAGCGCGGCCCACCTCGCCCCGCGGCCGACGCCGCTCCAGCCGGCCACGAGGCCATCCGTTCGCCCGCCCGCTCCGAACACTCTCTAGCGGGTGATCTCTCTCCCGCGCTGAGCGGATGCGGAGAGCGACATGGCGAACGACAAGCGCCACCCCCGGAAGCGGTTCTGGGTCTGGAGCGCGCTCGCGGGGCTCGTGAGTGCAGCGGCCTTCCTCGCGTCGGCCGAGCTCGTCGCCCTCGTGTTCGCCCGTGAGGGCAGCCCCATCCTGGCCGTCGGCTCGTTCGTGATCGACATCGTGCCGCGCTGGGCCAAGGAATTCGCCATCGAGACCTTCGGCGCCAACGACAAGCTGTTCCTGCTGCTCGGCCTCGCGGTCGGGGTGGCCGTGGCCGCAGCCGTGGCCGGTGTGCTGCAGTTCCTGCGTCCGCCGCTCGGCGTCATCGCTCTGGGCATCGCCGGAGTGCTCTCCACGGCGGCCATCGTGACCCGCGCGGGTGCGACGGCCCTCGCCTGGCTGCCGCCGGTCGTCGGCACCATCGTGGGCTCGCTTCTGCTCTGGCTGCTCGTGACCAAGCTCCGCTCGTGGCGCGACGACGTGGTGGCGTCGCGCCGCGATGCGGTCACCTCGACGGATGCCGCCGCCGGCTCGGAGTCCGCCGCGGCATCCGGAACCGCATCCGGAACCGCATCCGCAAACCCGGCGGCTGCGGCCGCGAAGGGTCCGCTCGACCGCCGCAGCTTCTTCCGGCTGCTCGGCATCACCGCCGCCGGTGCGGCGATCGTGGGCGTCGGTGCCCGCGTGGTGAATGTGACGACGGGGTCGATCGACGCGGTCCGCAAGGCACTGAAGCTGCCGGCCGCTCAGGAGGCCGTGACGATCCCGGATGGCGCCGACCTCGACATCCCGGGCATCTCTCCGCTCTTCACGAGCAACAAGGACTTCTACCGCGTCGACACCGCTCTCACGGTGCCGAGCATCGACCCCGACTCTTGGCGCCTCACGATCGACGGCATGGTCGGCGAGAAGATCGAGCTGAGCTTCGACGATCTGGTGGGGATGGGCCTCAACGAGTACTCGATCACCCTCACCTGCGTCTCGAACGAGGTCGGCGGCGACCTGCTCGGCACCGCGAAGTGGCTCGGCATCCCCGTGCGCGACGTGCTGAAGAAGGCGGCCCCGAAATCGGGCGCCGACATGGTGCTCTCGCGCAGCATCGACGGGTTCACGGCCAGCACCCCGCTCGCCTCGCTCACCGATCCGAAGCTCGACGCCATCCTCGCTGTGGGCATGAACGGCGAGCCGCTCCCGCTCGAGCACGGCTTCCCCGTGCGCATGGTGGTGCCCGGCCTCTACGGCTACGTCTCGGCGACCAAGTGGCTGACCGAGCTCAAGGTCACCACGTTCGCGAAGGACGAGGCCTACTGGACTCCCCGTGGCTACAGCGCGAAGGCCCCGATCAAGTTCTCCTCGCGCATCGACACCCCCCGGCTCGACAAGGCCATCGACGCCGGTCCGGTGAAGGTCGCCGGGGTCGCCTGGGCCCAGACCGTCGGAATCAAGCAGGTCGACGTGAAGATCGACGACGCCGACTGGCAGAAGGCGACGCTCTCGGTTCCGGTGAACGTCGACACCTGGGTGCAGTGGTACGTCGACTGGGAGGCGACGCCCGGCACCCACTACGTCACCGTGCGGGCGACGGACAAGAACGGCAAGCAGCAGGTCGAGGAGCGGGCCCCCATCGCCCCCGATGGATCGAGCGGCCTGCAGAAGACCCTCATCAGGGTGAACTAGACCGAGTTCCGATCCGGATGCCGAAGGAGGCGAGCGCTATGACGAGACGCGGCTCAGCGCAACGGCGCCAGGCCCTCGGCCAGCGCCTGCAGCTCATCGAGCTCCTTGCGGATGATCGCCGTCTCCTTCTCCTGCGCGACGAAGACGCCGTCGACCACCTGCCTGCCGCCGAAGGTGAGCTCGACGTTGGCGCCGACGCGGATCATTCCGAGGCTGGCGAGCACGGGAAGCAGGGCGACTACGCCACGGGTGCCTGATGACACGCCTCCATAGCTCACGAACCCGATGGGCTTCCTCCACCACTCCTGGTTGAGGAAGTCGATCGCGTTCTTGAGGGCGGGGGAGGAGCTGTAGTTGTACTCCAGCGTGACGAAGAGGAAGGCATCCGCCGCGTCGACGCGTTCACTCCACGCGATGGTGTGCTGCTGGGTGTACTGACGCAGCCGCGGGTGATTCGGCTCGTCCATGAACGGCAGGCCGAGCTCGAGCAGGTCGACGAAGTCGACGTCGAAGCCGCCGTGCTCGATCGCCCGATCGCGCACCCACTCCGCGATCGGCAGTCCCACTCGGCCCGGTCGCACACTGCCGACGATGATCATCAGTCTTGTCATGGATCCCCCTTGAACGGATGCCTCGACACTATGCCCGGGCTGGGGCAACACTCGCGCCCCGGGGCGGCCGGCGGGTTCCCTCAGGTCGCAGCCGTAAGACGCCCGGCCAAGATCCGCGCTCGGCTGAGCTGCACCGAGCGCGCCTGGCCAGAAGCGAATCGCAGCAGGCCGAACGGGGCGTGCACCGTGATGGTGTCGGTGACGCGGGAGGCGGCATCCGCCCCGCCGGACGGCTCCACCGTGTACCGATAGCTCAGCCGAACGCCCCCGGGGCTCTCGACGTCGCCGCCCACGACCCGATGCTCCGCATCCGACACGTCGCTGGCGAGGGTCACGGCGATGAGGTTGTCGTAGTGCAGCCCGATCGCCGAGAAGCGCTCGACAGCCGTGTACGCCGTGACGCCGGGTCGCCCGGAGACGGCGCGCACGTCGCGCACCGCGACGATGAGCGGCGAGAGCCCGAGATAGCTGTGCGGGTCGGAGAGGTGCGCGGCGACGGCGGCTGGGGGAGCCGTCACCGTGAACGAGTGCGAGAGCACGCGGCTGGGCACCGCTGTCAGGCTCCGAGCAGGGCGTCGAGCGACGGATGCAGGTGCCTGGACGGGAGCACGGTTGCGGCGTGGGCGGCTCCGGCACGGAGCGCGGCATCGACGTCGGCACCGCCGAGCGTCGCGTCGAGCACGGCCGACATGAAGGCGTCGCCCGCTCCGTTGGTGTCGCGGACGACGACGGGCACGGCCGGGACCTCGTGGCGCCGCATCCGGCGGCCGGAGTCACCGGCGGATGCCGATGCCGACACTGCGATCGCTCCGCGCGCCCCCAGGGTGCAGACCGCGAGGGTCGCGCCGCCCTGCACCGTCGTCTCGAGGAAGTCCCACGGGTCGCCCGGCAGGCTGTCGGCGTTCATGAAGACGGCGTCGGCCCCCTCCAGGAACGGACGATGGAACTCGCTCTCACCGTCGTAGTCGTGCAGGTCGGTCCAGATCGGCACGCCGGTTGCCCTGGCCGCCGGCAGCAGGTCGCGGCTGCGCACCGACAGGTCGAGCACGAGGGCAGCGGCATCCGTCATCGCGGTCATCAGCTCGTCATCCGCCGCAGCACCTGGCGAGGTCGGCGACGAGAGGTAGAGCGAGACGCGCTCGCCGGCGCGGGTCATGAGGTTGATGTGGCGCTCGGTGGCGTCGGACTCGGGGGCGATCAGGCGGATGCCGCTGTCGGTGAGCACCCGACGCACGCGCTCGCCGTCGGGGTCGGTGCCGAGGAGGGTGTGGAGCACCACGGGCCGGCCGAGCCCGACCAGTCCGAGCGCCTTGCCCGCCGAGGTGCCGCCGAGGGTCTCGTACTCCTCGGAGGCGAACTGCATGTGCGGCACGGGCTCCGGCAGGTGGTCGAGGTAGACCAGGCGGTTCCAGGATGCCGGTCCTGAGATGAAGACGTGCTCGGCCATGCTGCCTCCCGGTGTCGGCCGCCGATCGGCCACATCGAGAGTAGCGGGGTCTGCGTGCAGTGGCGACGGACCTGTCCGCGTCCGTTCACGCCACTTCGCGGGCCTGTGCGCCCCGTGATGCGGCGCGGAACCCCGCGAAATGGCGCACAGGGCGACGGGCGCCGACGGATGCGGCTAGAGGACGGGCCCGTCGCTCTCGGTGATGTTCGCGCCCTCGAAGAAGGGGTCGACGCCGAGGTCCTTGTCGTTCTCCTTGCGCAGCTTCGCCTGCACCTCGGGGTCGTCTGCGAAGTCGCGGTCGTCTGGGCTGGTGTTGTCGGGGAGGTTCGTGTCGGTCATGTCCGCCACGCTACTCCGCTCCGCCGCAGCATCACTCGGGTGCGTCGTTGCGGAACTGGAACTGCACCCTGGACGACCCGTCGAGGGGAACCACGAGCGTGGTGTCGCGGTTGGTCCACACGTCGGGAACGAGGAACATCCTGTCGTCGCCGACGATGAGGAGCCGCAGGCCCCAGTAGCGGTAGCGGAACTTCTCCTCGGCGGAGTCTGGCAGCTCGAGCTCGTCGACCCCGGCCTCCGCCGGGAGGAAGAGCCGCTGCTGCGTGTCGATGATGACGCTCGGCAGGTCTCCGAGCTGGCGGACCTGGGCCTGGGCGATTCCGCGCCCCGACCACTGGGCGATCGTGGCCGTGGCCCAGAACAACGCCGCCGCGACCGCCAGCCAGAGCAGCACGATGAGCGCCAGGCGCGGTCGCGGGCGCAGCAGGGCCAGAGCGTAGGCACTGCCGCCGCCGCCGGCCGCGATCACCAGGGGCGTGACCAGCGGGTAGTACGGCCAGTCGCCCAGCAGGGGGTAGAGCACGAGCAGGACCACGCCGGCGGCCAGCAGGGCGAGGCCGGTCACGGCGACCCGCCGCATCCGTCGCCCGAATCCGGGGTCCTCCTTCCGGCGCAGAACCGCGGCGTGCAGTGCGACGAGCGCGGCGCCGACCAGC
This window contains:
- a CDS encoding carbohydrate kinase family protein; its protein translation is MAEHVFISGPASWNRLVYLDHLPEPVPHMQFASEEYETLGGTSAGKALGLVGLGRPVVLHTLLGTDPDGERVRRVLTDSGIRLIAPESDATERHINLMTRAGERVSLYLSSPTSPGAAADDELMTAMTDAAALVLDLSVRSRDLLPAARATGVPIWTDLHDYDGESEFHRPFLEGADAVFMNADSLPGDPWDFLETTVQGGATLAVCTLGARGAIAVSASASAGDSGRRMRRHEVPAVPVVVRDTNGAGDAFMSAVLDATLGGADVDAALRAGAAHAATVLPSRHLHPSLDALLGA
- a CDS encoding SRPBCC family protein, which codes for MPSRVLSHSFTVTAPPAAVAAHLSDPHSYLGLSPLIVAVRDVRAVSGRPGVTAYTAVERFSAIGLHYDNLIAVTLASDVSDAEHRVVGGDVESPGGVRLSYRYTVEPSGGADAASRVTDTITVHAPFGLLRFASGQARSVQLSRARILAGRLTAAT
- a CDS encoding molybdopterin-dependent oxidoreductase, with amino-acid sequence MANDKRHPRKRFWVWSALAGLVSAAAFLASAELVALVFAREGSPILAVGSFVIDIVPRWAKEFAIETFGANDKLFLLLGLAVGVAVAAAVAGVLQFLRPPLGVIALGIAGVLSTAAIVTRAGATALAWLPPVVGTIVGSLLLWLLVTKLRSWRDDVVASRRDAVTSTDAAAGSESAAASGTASGTASANPAAAAAKGPLDRRSFFRLLGITAAGAAIVGVGARVVNVTTGSIDAVRKALKLPAAQEAVTIPDGADLDIPGISPLFTSNKDFYRVDTALTVPSIDPDSWRLTIDGMVGEKIELSFDDLVGMGLNEYSITLTCVSNEVGGDLLGTAKWLGIPVRDVLKKAAPKSGADMVLSRSIDGFTASTPLASLTDPKLDAILAVGMNGEPLPLEHGFPVRMVVPGLYGYVSATKWLTELKVTTFAKDEAYWTPRGYSAKAPIKFSSRIDTPRLDKAIDAGPVKVAGVAWAQTVGIKQVDVKIDDADWQKATLSVPVNVDTWVQWYVDWEATPGTHYVTVRATDKNGKQQVEERAPIAPDGSSGLQKTLIRVN
- a CDS encoding NADPH-dependent FMN reductase, coding for MTRLMIIVGSVRPGRVGLPIAEWVRDRAIEHGGFDVDFVDLLELGLPFMDEPNHPRLRQYTQQHTIAWSERVDAADAFLFVTLEYNYSSSPALKNAIDFLNQEWWRKPIGFVSYGGVSSGTRGVVALLPVLASLGMIRVGANVELTFGGRQVVDGVFVAQEKETAIIRKELDELQALAEGLAPLR